The Polaribacter sp. Q13 sequence CTAAAGTAGAATTTACTCTTGTTAAGATTGCTTCATCTTTAGTCCAAGAACCTTTTGTTAAGGCAATATGAACTTGGTTATTTGTAGTTTGTTGGTAGGCTCTTACTCTAAAATCACCAAATCTAGTTTGTAGATTAAAGTCTTCTTTTATTTCAATTAAAGAATCATGCTCCATTCTGTAAGCCACTAAATCTTCAATAGAAACAATTTTAATATCGAATTTTTTGGCAACTTCTAAAAGTTGAGGTAAGCGTGCCATTGTTCCATCCTCATTCATTATTTCTACAATAAAACCAGCAGGTTGTAATCCTGCTAAACGGGCAAAATCTATAGCAGCTTCTGTGTGACCGGTTCTACGTAAAACGCCACCTTCTTTGGCTATTAAAGGAAAAACATGTCCTGGTCTTGCTAACTCAAAAGGTTTTGTGTTTTTGTCTACTAATGCCTTTACTGTTAAAGCTCTGTCTCCTGCAGAAATACCTGTTGTAACACCTTTACCGCGTAAATCTACAGAAACGGTAAAAGCGGTTTCCATAGGATCCGTATTGTTATTAACCATTACGTGTAAGTCTAATTCTTTACAACGTGTTTCTGTTAATGGAGCACAAATTAAACCTCTACCATGTGTTGCCATGAAATTAATCATTTCTGGTGTTACTTTGTCTGCAGCGGCTAAAAAATCACCTTCATTTTCTCTGTTTTCATCATCTACAACAATAATAATCTTACCGTTTCTAATGTCTTCAATCGCTTCTGAAATAGAATTTAATTGCGTGCTTCTCTTGGTATTTTGAACTGTCATAATTAGTTATGCTTCTTTTTTTGAAAATATTTTTTTAAAGAAATTAATAATGGGTTGCGTAAAGGCATCTACATTAAAAATTCCTTTGTCTTTTGTTGCTCTTCTTGTTAAAAGAATTCCTATTGGAATCATTATAAAAGCTGCTATCCAAGATCCTAAAAAGGATGAAATAGAACTTTCTTCGGCTAAGTTTTTACCAAATGTATTACTAAAGAAATAGGTTACATAAATAGCGATAGCCAAGATCATAGGCATACCAAAACCTCCTTTTCTAATAATAGAACCTAATGGGGCTCCTATAAAAAATAGAATTAAACAGGATAACGAAAATGCAATTCTGTTATAGTATTCTGTATCAAAGAAATTTAAATTTTTTCTTTTGTACTTAATGGAAGTCATATTGTTCTTTATAGAACTTATTGCTCGTTCTGTCTTTGTTGTGGCAGAATTTAGAATATTAATTTTAGATTTTAAATCAAAGTTTTCTATAATATCTATGTTAATGTTTGCTGTTTTTAAAGAGTCTGGATAGTTGTATAAATCTCTAGCAGTGGTTGCAGCATATAAGTTTTTAGATTTTAAAAGAAGCACTTCATCATAACTTGCTTTTAAATCTGGAATGGTATCTCCTAATTGATTTAAACTTAGCATCATAAAGTTTTTTGTATGATTTGTTTTGTCTAAATCATTATCTCCTGTTACAGAAGAAATATCAATGTTAAATTCATATTCTTTAAAGGTAGCATTAGAGGCTGCCATCTTTTTTCTTTGCAAGTTGGTTTTGGCAGATTTTACATGTTCTTCATAATAGTAGCCATCGTATAAAACTAAGGTCATATAACGGCTTCCTTCTTCAGAAATAATTTTACCACTTTCTGCGGTAATAACTTTTTGGTTTCCTTTTCCTGCTGTTAAATCGTAGATTAATACTTTCTTTAATAAACTTACTTCTGTTCCATTCTTACCTTCTTCATCATGCTTTTCATCAAATTTAATTTGAAAGCCAGGTAAATCACTATTAAAACTCCCTGGAACTAATGCCAAAGCAGGTTGTTTCTTTTTTATATTTAAATATAAATTTTTTTGTTTTAAGACTGCGTAAGGGTAAATGTTATTTAAAAATAAGAAGTTAACACCACTAAGAATCAATGTTAAAACTACCAAAGGTCTTACCAAACGTTGTAAAGAAATACCTGCAGATTTTGCTGCTGCAAACTCGTAATTTTCACCTAAATTACCCAATGCCATTATAGAAGATAATAGCACGCCAATAGGCAATGCCTGTGGTGTAATAATTAAGGTAGAGTAATATAAGAATTTTAAGATAAAAGGGACACTAATTCCTTTACCTGCAATGTTTTCGAAGGTTTGCCATAAAACTTGCATCACCAAAACAAAAAGCACAATTAGAAATGTAGCTACAAAAGGAACTAAAAATGTTTTTAGGATGTATCTATCTAAAATTTTCATCTCGGCAAAAGTAGTTTCTTATGATGAAAGAAGCTACTAATTTTCTGTTAATTGGACAATTATTAATCTATTGAAAAATTTAGCTTTTTGTATTTTTCTTCATCAACTGAGAAAAAACTATTAGATAGTGTTTGATTGCTTTTAAATTCTGTAATGGTAAATGTAGTTTTAGAAGTATTGCTACCTGTCTGGATTAACTTATAAATATGCTTTGTTTTTGCATCTATAGCCAATTCTACCTTTACAATATCAGAATCACTATCTATTGGGTTTAAGGTAACTAATTGTATTTTTCTGCCGTTTAAGTTCTTTAAATCTCCCATTTCAAAATTATAACCTTCTTTGTAAAAAGTTAATAATTTAGAAGGATAAATAAAACCATCATCTCCACTCATATCGCCATCTGTAATTGAAATTTCTTTTTCATCATTATTGATGACATACAGTTTTTTTCCATCAAAAATAAATTGATTTCCTAAGTAATTTAGACTATATTTTTCTCCTTCTAAGGTTATTTTTCCTCTAATTGGTGGTTCATCACCTTCCATAATGCCTGCATCTTCATTACTTAATGTTTGACTAAAGCTAATAGACATGTTTTTATAAGCTCCCATTGTGGCAGAAACTTCGTCTAAAAGAGATTTTGCTTTTTCTGCATTTTGAGAAAAAGTAATGGTAGTTAAAAATAAACTTAAAAATAATACTCCTATTTTTTTCATAATTTTATTTCTTGTCATCTCGATCGTTGTCGAGAGGCTATTGGTTCTTTTCGTTTTCTAATAATTGCTCTAAAGCTATAAAATCTGGCACTAAAACTTGTCTGGCTTTACTTCCTTCAAAGCCACCAACAATACCGGCAGCTTCTAATTGATCTATTAATCTACCTGCTCTATTATACCCTAATTTTAATTTTCTTTGCAATAGAGATGCAGATCCTTGTTGTGCCGTAACAATAATTTCGGCAGCATCTTTAAAGAGTTTATCTCTATCGGCTATATCTATATCAAGACTCGTGCCACTTTCATCATCTACATATTCTGGTAATTGGTAGGCTTCTGCATAGGCTTTTTGAGACCCAATAAAATCTGTAATTTTTTCAACTTCTGGTGTATCTACAAAGGCACATTGAATTCTGTTAAGGTTGTTACCTGCTGTATATAATAAATCTCCACGACCTATTAATTGATCAGCTCCACCAGCATCCAAAATGGTTCTAGAATCTATTTTAGAGGTAACTCTAAAAGCAATTCTTGCAGGGAAGTTGGCCTTAATAATACCGGTAATTACATTTACAGACGGTCTTTGTGTTGCTACAATTAAATGAATACCAATGGCTCTAGCCAACTGAGCTAAACGTGCAATTGGAGTTTCTACTTCCTTACCTGCAGTCATAATTAAATCTGCAAATTCATCAATAACCAAAACAATATAGGGTAAATATTGATGCCCATCATTAGGGTTTAATTTACGTTGTTTAAACTTAACATTGTATTCTTTAATATTACGAACCATTGCAGCTTTTAGCAAGTCGTAACGATTGTCCATTTCTATACAAAGCGAATTTAAAGTATGCACCACTTTTGTGGTATCGGTAATAATTGCATCTTCTACATCTGGTAATTTTGCTAAATAATGGCGCTCTATTTTATTAAATAAAGTAAGTTCTACTTTCTTTGGATCTACTAAAATAAATTTAACTTCTGCAGGGTGTTTTTTATATAAAAGTGATGTTAAAACCGCATTTAATCCAACAGATTTACCTTGTCCGGTTGCTCCAGCCATTAAAAGGTGAGGCATTTTAGCTAAATCTACTACAAAGGTTTCATTAGAAATGGTTTTACCCAAAGCAATTGGTAACTCCATGGTAGATTCTTGAAATTTCTTTGATGAAATTACAGAATGCATAGAAACGATGGTCGATTTTTTATTAGGTACTTCTATACCAATAGTTCCTTTACCAGGTATTGGTGCAATAATTCTAATTCCTAAAGCAGATAAAGAAAGCGCAATATCGTCTTCTAAATTTTTAATTTTAGAAATTCTAATTCCGGCTTCTGGTACAATTTCATATAAGGTAATGGTTGGCCCAACAGTTGCCTTAATTTCTGCAATACCAATTTTGTAGTTCTTTAAAGTTTCAACAATTCTATCTTTATTAGCTTCTAATTCTTCTGGATCTATAGAAATAGATTCGTTGTATTGTTTTAAAAGATTAAAAGTCGGGAATTTGAAATTTCCTAATTCTAGAGTAGGGTCAAACTCACCAAAATCTTTTACCAATTGATTAGATAAATTTTCTGTAGAATGTTCTTCGTCTCTGCCAATAGCTACATCAATCTCTACATCGATTTCTACTTCTTGTTCTTCTTCTACAGGAATTTCTGTTTTTAATATAGGACCCGTAGCTTTATCAACCTTTAAAGAAATTTCTTCTTTTTTAGCGGTTACATCTGAGTATTTGGTAATAGTTGGTTGTTGTTTTTCTAGTGATAATTCTACCACAGATTTTTCTTTTTTATCTGTTTTTAAGGAGATAGTCTCTGTGTTTTCTACTGTTTTAACAGGTGCGATTTCTTCTGTTTCTGTTTCACTTAAAATAGCCTCTTGCTCTCTTCTTATTTCTCTTTCTTCTCTTTTCTTTTTTAAATCTTCTATATATTTATCAAAAGTTACTTTATAACGTATTACTAAATAAGTAATTAAAAAGAAGGTTAAAAGTATTACCAAACCTGTATTGCCTATAAAGGCTTTTAAATAACTATTAATTTCAAAACCAACTACACCAGATAAAAGAGCGTAATTGCTTTTTACAAAACCAAGTGTTACAGAAATCCATAACATAGCGATTAAACCCCAATTCCAAGAAATAATTATGGCAGCAAACTTCTTTTTAATAAGGATATACGAACCAGTTAAAAGTATTTGAAAAGCAATGATAAAAGCGGCAATTCCGAAACCTTTATAAATAAAAAAGTTACTTAAATTTGCGCCAATTTTACCTAATAAATTTTTACTTCTAACCGTTTTATCTGCCAACTCTGTAAGTGTACTTTGATCTTCTTGCCAATTAAAGAAAAAAGAAATAAAAGCAATGCATAGAAAAGCCGAGAATAAAATTAAAAAAGATCCTAGAATTGTTTTAGCCTGTCTTGTTTTAAAAAAGGCAAAAATACTCGGAGTTTTTTCCGTAGAATTTAGGGGTGTTTTGGTACTTGTTTTCCTTTTAGCCATTAATAATTTTTGGTCTATTTTAGCAGTAAATATAAGTTTTACCTAAAATAATAAAGCTATTTTAGGTATGTATATAAAGCCTGCAATAATTAATGAGGTAAAAGCTGCAAAACTGGGTGCGCCTGCAGCGATATCTTTTATAAAGCCTATTTTTTCATGATAATCTGGATGCACAAAGTCTGCCACTTTTTCGATAGCGGTATTTAAAGCTTCAGCCACTAAAATGAGGCCAATTACTATAATTTGAAACATCCATTCTATACTAGAAATATTAAAATAAAATCCTAAAACAGTAGCAATTCCGGCAATAAAAAGTTGTGCTTTTATGCTGTCTTCCGTTGTTATTAAAAGCCACATTCCTCTCAATGCAAATTTAAAACTGCGAAGTCTTCCTCTTAAAAAGCTATCATTAGGATTTTTCATAAATTAAATTGCGTTTAAAGCAGCTGTATAATTAGGTTCATCAACAATCTCAGAAACTTGTTCTGTATACACTACATTTCCGTTTTCATCAACAATAACAATTGCTCTAGAATGTAAATGTGCTAAAGGTCCATTTGCTATTTCTAATTCGTAAGATTTTCCAAAGTTTCCATCAGCAAAATCAGACAACATTACTACATTATCAATACCTTCTGCACCACAAAAACGAGCTTGAGCAAATGGTAAATCTTTAGAGATACATAAAACAACAGTATTTTTTAAATCTGCTGCTTTTTTATTAAATTCTCTAACAGAGGTAGCGCAAGTACCAGTGTCTACACTTGGAAAAATATTTAAAATCACTTTTTTACCAGCAAAATCTGATAAGCTTTTTTGAGATAAATCTACAGCAGTTAGTTTAAAATCAGTAGCTTTAGTACCCACTTTTGGTAAATTACCAATTGTATTTATTGCGTTTCCTTTTAATGTGATATTTGCCATTTTTGTATGTTTTTTTAGAACATCAAAAGTAACATTTTTTATTTATAAAACTTTATCAGAAAATGGATAACTTCAAGATATAATCATCTTGCTTTAATACTTATCTTTGCAATCTTAAAATTTAGAAATTATCTTGAATATTACCCAATACACTTCAGAATTTAAATACAACTGGAAACTTGCAGCACCTGTAATGTTAGGTATGTTAGGACATACTTTTGTGAGTTTTGTTGATAATATTATGGTTGGCCAAATGGGAACAGCAGAATTAGCGGCGGTTTCTTTAGGGAATAGTTTTATGTTTATAGCCATGTCTATTGGTATTGGTTTTTCTACAGCTATTACACCTTTAATAGCAGAGGCAGATTCTTCAGATAATTTAGAACAAGCAAGGTCTATCTATAAAAGTGGATTGTTTTTATGTACAACATTAGGTATTGTACTTTTCTTGGGCGTTTTCTTTTCTAAGCCGATAATGTATTTAATGAAACAGCCAGAAGAGGTAGTGGAATTGGCAATTCCGTATTTAGATTTAGTAGCATTTTCATTAATTCCTTTGGTTATTTTTCAAGCAATTAAGCAATTTAGTGATGGAATGTCTATGACAAAATATCCAATGTATGCAACCTTAATAGCAAATGTAATAAATGTAGTTTTAAACTATTTATTAATTTTTGGTAAATTTGGTTTTCCAGAAATGGGTATTGTTGGTGCAGCTTATGGTACATTAATTTCTAGAGTTGTAATGGTTTTATACTTGTGGTTATTGCTCCGTTATAAAGAAAGATCAGCGCAAATTGTAAAAAATATAAAATTCTTTGTTTTAGATATTTTTGCGATAAAAAAAATTGTCAATTTAGGTTCTTTAAGTGCTATGCAAATGCTTTTTGAAGTTGCTATTTTTACTGCAGCAGTTTGGTTAAGTGGTATGTTGGGTAAAAACCCGCAAGCAGCAAATCAAATTGCGTTAAATTTATCTTCTATGACATTTATGGTTGCAACCGGTTTAAGTGTTGCTTCTATGGTAAGAGTTGGGAATCAGAAAGGATTACAAAATTATAAGGAGCTTCGTAGAATTGCTTTCTCAATCTTTTTATTAGGTGTGTTATTGGCTGTGTTCTTTGCTTTATTATTCTTTATTTTTCGTAATAGCCTACCAAATATATATGTAGACCTAAAAGATTCTGCAAACTATGCCGATAATATGGAGGTAGTTTCAATTGCTTCAAACTTATTGTTAGTCGCAGCCTTTTTTCAAATTTCAGATAGTATTCAAGTAGTGTTTTTAGGAGCTTTACGTGGCTTGCAAGATGTTAAAATACCTACAATTCTAACTTTTATTTCCTATTGGGTGGTTGGTTTTCCGGTTTCTTATTATTTGGGAAGTGAAGAAATGTACGGTAGTTTTGGTATTTGGTTAGGTTTGTTAGCAGGTTTAACAACAGCATCCATTTTATTATTTATCCGTTTTAATTCGTTAACTTTAAAGTTGATAAAGGGCAAACAAGATTTATTAAAAACAATATAAGGGGGCTAAACTTCTTTAGAATACAAGGGGTTAAACACCTTGCTTAAAAAAAAACATAAAAAATGACTTTACCTAAATTTTTATTAGCAGATAACAGTAACTTTCCGGATGATATTTTTGTATTACATACAGAATTTCCTCGTTTTTTAATCAATTTAAAAGATGATGAAATAGAATGGTTTGAAGATTTAACAGGGGAAAGTGAAGAGGATATTGCAACAGAATTAGCCGACCTAATGGATAAAGCAGGTGCTTTTTATGATGCAGAAATGAAAGATTACGAGTAGTTATTTTTAACCTTAAAGCTGCTGAATGCTTTAAGGACTTAGATAAAATTACTTTTTCTGATAAAAAAAAATAGGGGTTTATAGCCCCTTATTTTTTGGAACTTCTTTCTCTAAATGTACCTGCAAAAAGCAGTCCGCCAATGATTCCCATAAGAATAAAAGTAACTTGCTCAAATAAATTTACAGATCCCGTGGTTGTAGATGGGTTAAAAAAGGAATTACTTAAGCCCATAAAAGATTTACTTCCTGGTACAAGCATAATAATACCTTGAATTAAATAGACTGTTTTTGGAGTTTTTGAAATCAGACCAAATAAACGGCTAATTCCTACTACTGCTAAAGTTCCAATAAAAGTACTTATCAATACTCCGTATCCAGATAATAAAACAGTTATAAAAAAGGCTGTAATACCTGTTATCGCTCCAAATAGCATATTTTTTTTTCGAACTTGAAATATGGGTAAAAGAGTAATTGAAAATATAGGAATGGCCAAAAATATGGTCCATTTTGGCATTTCGGAAACATGATATGTTAAATCAATATCAACGATAGAGGTCATTAAGGAGATGCCTAGTATTACTCCAAAAAATTGTTTAAATAATAAAAGAATTGAATCGAATAATTTTGCTCCACCAGAAACTAAACTTTTAGATGTTATTTCTTCTAAGGCCGTTGTAATAGCTAAACCTGGAATAAAAATAATAATAGAAGCCAATATGGTTAAACCTAAATTGAAGTTAGGAAAAATTAAAGATAAAGCACAACAAATAATAGTTACTAGTAAAGCACTTAATGATTCAAAAACATTTTCTAAATATTTAGATTTTGTTGATAAATACACTAAAAGGTATATAAATGCGCCAAGTAATAATGAAAATATAAAAGAGATCCAATTGGTACCAATCATAATGCTAAAACAACCCGCAGAGAAAGCGTATGCTAAAGTTAAATGTAAATGATTTACAATTTTGGTTTTAGAATGAATTATTTTCAATTCATTACTTATAGAATCATTGTCAATTTTTAAATCAATAACCTTATTGGTCAATTCTGCAATTCTAGAAAAAGCTCCTAAATTTAATGATCCCGGAGGAATACATTCTATATAATTATAAGAATTTTCATCTTCATAAAAAACATAATTTATCCATGTTGGCGAATCCATAAAACTACCTGTAATGCCTTGTGTCTTGGCTACTTCTGTAAGGTACGATTGAATTTTATAGGAAGGAATACCGTATATATGTAGTGCTTTTCCTAATTCAATGATGAAATAATATTTTTCTGGAACTTTCATTTTACTTATTAAATAATCTATTTGATTGATTATTAGAGCCAAAAAAAGGGCTTTGAAAAAAGCCCTTTTAGATATACTTTTTTTGAGAAATTATTTCGTTAACCAGTTTTTAGCATTTACAAATGCTTCTAACCAAGGTGTAACTTCATCTTTTCTATTTGTTGGATAATTTGCCCAATTCCATTGAAAAGTAGAACGCTCTATATGAGGCATTGTTACTAAATGTCTTCCAGACTTATCACACATCATTGCTGTATTAAAATCAGATCCATTTGGGTTATTCGGGTATCCTGCGTAACCATACTTGGCAACAATATTATAGTTTTCTTCAGATTCTGGTAAGTTAAATTTACCTTCACCATGAGAAATCCAAACCCCTAATTCAGTTCCTGCTAAACTAGATAACATTACTGAATTATTTTCCTGAATTTTCACCGATGTAAAAGAACTTTCGTGCTTCATAGAATCATTATGACCTAATTTTCCATGAACTTTATGTTCAGGATTAATTAATTCTAATTCCATCCATAATTGAGCACCATTACAAATACCAACAGACAATGTATCTTCTCTTTCAAAGAAATTCTTTAAAGCTGTATTTGCTTTTTCATTGTATTTAAATGCTCCTGCCCAACCTTTAGCAGAACCTAAAACATCAGAATTAGAGAAACCACCAACGGCACCAATAAACTGAATATCTTCTAACGTTTCACGACCAGAAATTAAATCTGTCATGTGTACATCTTTTACATCAAAACCAGCTAAATACATAGCATTTGCCATTTCACGTTCTGAGTTAGAACCTTTTTCACGGATAATTGCAGCTTTAGGTTTGTCTTTTCCAATTTTAGGAAGTTTACCCGTAAAACTCTCTGGGAATTTATACGTTAAAGGCTGATTTTTATAATTATCAAAACGATCTTGTGCTAAATTATTAGCCGTTTGTTTTTGATCTAATAAGAAAGAAGTTCTATACCAAACATCTCTCATTTCTGTAACATCAAAAGAGAAATTATCTTCGTTGTTTTTAATAGTAACTGCTCCTGAGTTATTTGCAGAACCTATATTAAAAAATTCAATATTATTTTCTGATAAAATTGTTTCTACAGAAGCATCTGCTTGAAAAACAATACCTGAGTTTTCTGAGAACAATACTTTTATAGCATCTTCTTCATTTAAAGAAGAGATGTTAAAATCTGCTCCTAAATTTACATCAGCAAAACACATTTCTAATAAAGTAGTAATTAATCCACCAGAAGCAACATCGTGTCCTGCAGTAATTTTATCCGCTTTAATTAAATCTTGAATCGTGTTAAAAACAGTTTTTACATACGCAACATTGGTAACATCTG is a genomic window containing:
- the ribB gene encoding 3,4-dihydroxy-2-butanone-4-phosphate synthase is translated as MTVQNTKRSTQLNSISEAIEDIRNGKIIIVVDDENRENEGDFLAAADKVTPEMINFMATHGRGLICAPLTETRCKELDLHVMVNNNTDPMETAFTVSVDLRGKGVTTGISAGDRALTVKALVDKNTKPFELARPGHVFPLIAKEGGVLRRTGHTEAAIDFARLAGLQPAGFIVEIMNEDGTMARLPQLLEVAKKFDIKIVSIEDLVAYRMEHDSLIEIKEDFNLQTRFGDFRVRAYQQTTNNQVHIALTKGSWTKDEAILTRVNSTLVNNDILGTLTNNADKKLDQMFQVINDEGKGAIIFVNQQNHSQNLLSRLSVLKENQKNGNIKAPEIKMDNKDFGIGAQILHDLNIRQLKLITNTQQTKRVGMIGYGLEIVDYVNY
- a CDS encoding LptF/LptG family permease → MKILDRYILKTFLVPFVATFLIVLFVLVMQVLWQTFENIAGKGISVPFILKFLYYSTLIITPQALPIGVLLSSIMALGNLGENYEFAAAKSAGISLQRLVRPLVVLTLILSGVNFLFLNNIYPYAVLKQKNLYLNIKKKQPALALVPGSFNSDLPGFQIKFDEKHDEEGKNGTEVSLLKKVLIYDLTAGKGNQKVITAESGKIISEEGSRYMTLVLYDGYYYEEHVKSAKTNLQRKKMAASNATFKEYEFNIDISSVTGDNDLDKTNHTKNFMMLSLNQLGDTIPDLKASYDEVLLLKSKNLYAATTARDLYNYPDSLKTANINIDIIENFDLKSKINILNSATTKTERAISSIKNNMTSIKYKRKNLNFFDTEYYNRIAFSLSCLILFFIGAPLGSIIRKGGFGMPMILAIAIYVTYFFSNTFGKNLAEESSISSFLGSWIAAFIMIPIGILLTRRATKDKGIFNVDAFTQPIINFFKKIFSKKEA
- a CDS encoding outer membrane lipoprotein carrier protein LolA, with translation MKKIGVLFLSLFLTTITFSQNAEKAKSLLDEVSATMGAYKNMSISFSQTLSNEDAGIMEGDEPPIRGKITLEGEKYSLNYLGNQFIFDGKKLYVINNDEKEISITDGDMSGDDGFIYPSKLLTFYKEGYNFEMGDLKNLNGRKIQLVTLNPIDSDSDIVKVELAIDAKTKHIYKLIQTGSNTSKTTFTITEFKSNQTLSNSFFSVDEEKYKKLNFSID
- a CDS encoding DNA translocase FtsK, whose product is MAKRKTSTKTPLNSTEKTPSIFAFFKTRQAKTILGSFLILFSAFLCIAFISFFFNWQEDQSTLTELADKTVRSKNLLGKIGANLSNFFIYKGFGIAAFIIAFQILLTGSYILIKKKFAAIIISWNWGLIAMLWISVTLGFVKSNYALLSGVVGFEINSYLKAFIGNTGLVILLTFFLITYLVIRYKVTFDKYIEDLKKKREEREIRREQEAILSETETEEIAPVKTVENTETISLKTDKKEKSVVELSLEKQQPTITKYSDVTAKKEEISLKVDKATGPILKTEIPVEEEQEVEIDVEIDVAIGRDEEHSTENLSNQLVKDFGEFDPTLELGNFKFPTFNLLKQYNESISIDPEELEANKDRIVETLKNYKIGIAEIKATVGPTITLYEIVPEAGIRISKIKNLEDDIALSLSALGIRIIAPIPGKGTIGIEVPNKKSTIVSMHSVISSKKFQESTMELPIALGKTISNETFVVDLAKMPHLLMAGATGQGKSVGLNAVLTSLLYKKHPAEVKFILVDPKKVELTLFNKIERHYLAKLPDVEDAIITDTTKVVHTLNSLCIEMDNRYDLLKAAMVRNIKEYNVKFKQRKLNPNDGHQYLPYIVLVIDEFADLIMTAGKEVETPIARLAQLARAIGIHLIVATQRPSVNVITGIIKANFPARIAFRVTSKIDSRTILDAGGADQLIGRGDLLYTAGNNLNRIQCAFVDTPEVEKITDFIGSQKAYAEAYQLPEYVDDESGTSLDIDIADRDKLFKDAAEIIVTAQQGSASLLQRKLKLGYNRAGRLIDQLEAAGIVGGFEGSKARQVLVPDFIALEQLLENEKNQ
- a CDS encoding diacylglycerol kinase family protein — protein: MKNPNDSFLRGRLRSFKFALRGMWLLITTEDSIKAQLFIAGIATVLGFYFNISSIEWMFQIIVIGLILVAEALNTAIEKVADFVHPDYHEKIGFIKDIAAGAPSFAAFTSLIIAGFIYIPKIALLF
- the tpx gene encoding thiol peroxidase, whose translation is MANITLKGNAINTIGNLPKVGTKATDFKLTAVDLSQKSLSDFAGKKVILNIFPSVDTGTCATSVREFNKKAADLKNTVVLCISKDLPFAQARFCGAEGIDNVVMLSDFADGNFGKSYELEIANGPLAHLHSRAIVIVDENGNVVYTEQVSEIVDEPNYTAALNAI
- a CDS encoding MATE family efflux transporter, which translates into the protein MNITQYTSEFKYNWKLAAPVMLGMLGHTFVSFVDNIMVGQMGTAELAAVSLGNSFMFIAMSIGIGFSTAITPLIAEADSSDNLEQARSIYKSGLFLCTTLGIVLFLGVFFSKPIMYLMKQPEEVVELAIPYLDLVAFSLIPLVIFQAIKQFSDGMSMTKYPMYATLIANVINVVLNYLLIFGKFGFPEMGIVGAAYGTLISRVVMVLYLWLLLRYKERSAQIVKNIKFFVLDIFAIKKIVNLGSLSAMQMLFEVAIFTAAVWLSGMLGKNPQAANQIALNLSSMTFMVATGLSVASMVRVGNQKGLQNYKELRRIAFSIFLLGVLLAVFFALLFFIFRNSLPNIYVDLKDSANYADNMEVVSIASNLLLVAAFFQISDSIQVVFLGALRGLQDVKIPTILTFISYWVVGFPVSYYLGSEEMYGSFGIWLGLLAGLTTASILLFIRFNSLTLKLIKGKQDLLKTI
- a CDS encoding threonine/serine exporter ThrE family protein, with the translated sequence MKVPEKYYFIIELGKALHIYGIPSYKIQSYLTEVAKTQGITGSFMDSPTWINYVFYEDENSYNYIECIPPGSLNLGAFSRIAELTNKVIDLKIDNDSISNELKIIHSKTKIVNHLHLTLAYAFSAGCFSIMIGTNWISFIFSLLLGAFIYLLVYLSTKSKYLENVFESLSALLVTIICCALSLIFPNFNLGLTILASIIIFIPGLAITTALEEITSKSLVSGGAKLFDSILLLFKQFFGVILGISLMTSIVDIDLTYHVSEMPKWTIFLAIPIFSITLLPIFQVRKKNMLFGAITGITAFFITVLLSGYGVLISTFIGTLAVVGISRLFGLISKTPKTVYLIQGIIMLVPGSKSFMGLSNSFFNPSTTTGSVNLFEQVTFILMGIIGGLLFAGTFRERSSKK